Proteins co-encoded in one Opitutus terrae PB90-1 genomic window:
- the prfB gene encoding peptide chain release factor 2 (programmed frameshift), with product MIAPETFNHIENIKKRAGHLWRFLDCEQKQREIEALEAEMGAPTFWDSNERAQKHIAKLNGLKKAVLPVVAFHKKVEDLDVMVELVEAASEGERESYAQELDSNVTAMVEELDALEIASFLTGQFDRNNAILSIQSGAGGTESNDWADMLFRMYNRWAERRGFSIEVQDVQAGDQAGITKATLLIKGENAYGYAKAERGVHRLVRISPFDANKRRHTSFCAVDVVAEITEDVDVEINENDLRIDVYRSSGKGGQGVNTTDSAVRITHLSSGIVVVCQNERSQLKNKAAAMNVLKARLYEKKQDEQRAEMDKFYGEKGEIGWGAQIRSYVLQPYQMVKDLRTGVSTSDTQGVLDGDLDRFVNAWLRAGCPRHRNKEIQMEE from the exons ATGATCGCACCCGAGACCTTCAATCACATCGAGAACATCAAGAAGCGCGCCGGCCATCTATGGAGGTTTCTT GACTGCGAACAAAAGCAGCGGGAAATCGAAGCGCTTGAAGCAGAAATGGGCGCACCCACGTTCTGGGATAGCAACGAGCGCGCGCAGAAACACATCGCGAAACTGAACGGCCTCAAGAAGGCCGTGCTGCCCGTCGTCGCCTTCCACAAAAAAGTCGAAGACCTCGACGTCATGGTCGAGCTCGTCGAAGCGGCCTCGGAAGGGGAGCGCGAGAGTTACGCGCAGGAACTCGACAGCAATGTGACCGCGATGGTCGAGGAACTCGACGCACTGGAGATCGCGTCGTTCCTGACCGGCCAATTCGATCGCAACAACGCGATCCTCTCGATCCAGTCCGGCGCCGGCGGCACCGAGTCGAACGACTGGGCCGACATGCTTTTCCGCATGTACAACCGCTGGGCGGAACGCCGCGGCTTCAGCATCGAGGTGCAGGACGTCCAGGCCGGCGACCAGGCGGGCATCACCAAGGCCACGCTCCTGATCAAAGGCGAAAACGCCTACGGCTACGCCAAGGCCGAGCGCGGCGTGCACCGCCTCGTGCGCATCAGTCCGTTCGATGCGAACAAGCGCCGCCACACGTCGTTTTGCGCCGTGGACGTGGTCGCGGAAATCACCGAGGACGTCGACGTCGAGATCAACGAGAACGATCTTCGCATCGACGTCTATCGCTCCTCCGGCAAAGGCGGTCAGGGCGTGAACACGACCGACTCGGCCGTGCGGATCACGCACCTGTCGTCCGGCATCGTCGTGGTCTGCCAAAACGAACGTTCGCAGCTCAAGAACAAGGCGGCGGCGATGAACGTCCTCAAGGCGCGGCTCTACGAAAAGAAACAGGACGAGCAGCGCGCGGAGATGGACAAGTTTTACGGCGAGAAAGGCGAGATCGGCTGGGGCGCACAGATCCGCTCCTACGTGCTGCAGCCCTACCAAATGGTAAAGGACCTGCGCACGGGCGTGAGCACCAGCGACACGCAGGGCGTGCTCGATGGCGACCTCGATCGCTTCGTCAATGCCTGGCTGCGCGCCGGCTGCCCGCGCCACCGCAACAAGGAAATCCAGATGGAGGAATAG